The Mustelus asterias chromosome 23, sMusAst1.hap1.1, whole genome shotgun sequence genome window below encodes:
- the anks4b gene encoding ankyrin repeat and SAM domain-containing protein 4B, with the protein MTDRYHKAARDGYLGPLKEATRRDLNNPDEDGMTPTLWAAYHGHLEGLQLICSRGGDPDICDIWGNTPLHHASTNGHLHIVTFLVNFGANIWALDNDFHSAMDAAANKDRMECVRFLDTAATKQTIMNPKQVARLKDKAIKDCEKQIKVCERRKKKHQNRMNKKYSREMEGQSNSAAPVQSGTVSSVSDLFKLGGSHHKGSISSIMKGSLQKRLQKKGSSKGNVEQQLGKDVIFVSQEGSSGTRANVFDVFNEGDEENAASPDLKCSEDGNVFGQESLFNRPGLGNMLFRRNFVLGLNVEEEMFSSNEVEDVGSKLRSEVLKPKERFTEPETLDEFNEEQEDDLPWNEDDIGLDDDEPETTPLETFLASQNMTEFIPILAREQIDLDSLVLCTDGDLKSIHLPLGPRKKIISAVERRKLILEAPNKLADTVL; encoded by the exons ATGACTGACAGGTACCACAAGGCAGCCAGGGATGGCTACCTGGGTCCCCTTAAGGAGGCCACCAGGAGAGACCTCAACAATCCGGATGAGGATGGGATGACCCCGACCCTTTGGGCGGCGTATCACGGGCATCTGGagggccttcagctcatctgtagTAGAGG AGGTGATCCTGATATATGTGACATCTGGGGCAATACCCCCTTGCACCACGCTTCAACCAATGGCCACCTTCACATTGTCACTTTCTTGGTCAACTTTGGAGCCAACATTTGGGCTTTGGACAATGATTTCCATTCCGCCATGGACGCTGCAGCCAATAAGGATCGAATGGAATGTGTTCGCTTTCTGGACACAGCTGCCACCAAGCAAACCATCATGAATCCAAAGCAGGTCGCCAGGCTGAAGGACAAGGCAATAAAGGACTGCGAGAAACAGATCAAAGTGTGCGAAAGACGCAAGAAAAAGCACCAAAATCGGATGAACAAGAAATATAGCCGAGAGATGGAAGGCCAGAGCAACAGCGCTGCCCCAGTACAGAGTGGGACTGTATCTAGTGTCAGCGACCTCTTCAAATTAGGGGGATCACATCACAAAGGGAGCATTTCTTCCATCATGAAAGGATCCCTGCAGAAGAGACTTCAGAAGAAGGGTAGCAGCAAAGGCAATGTGGAGCAGCAACTAGGAAAAGATGTCATCTTTGTAAGTCAAGAAGGCAGCAGCGGGACTCGGGCCAATGTATTCGATGTGTTTAAtgaaggagatgaggagaatgcagCCTCTCCTGATTTGAAATGCTCTGAAGATGGTAATGTTTTCGGTCAGGAGTCGCTCTTCAATCGACCTGGTTTGGGGAACATGCTCTTCAGAAGGAACTTTGTCTTGGGTTTAAATGTGGAAGAGGAAATGTTCAGCAGTAATGAGGTGGAAGACGTTGGTTCCAAATTGCGTAGCGAAGTATTGAAACCCAAGGAAAGGTTCACAGAGCCTGAAACCTTGGACGAATTCAATGAAGAACAGGAAGACGATCTGCCCTGGAATGAGGATGACATCGGTCTAGATGATGACGAGCCGGAGACAACACCACTTGAAACTTTCTTGGCATCTCAGAACATGACAGAGTTTATCCCTATCCTGGCCAGAGAACAGATAGACCTGGATTCCCTCGTGCTGTGTACCGACGGAGATTTGAAAAGTATCCATCTGCCACTCGGACCACGGAAAAAGATTATTTCTGCAGTAGAAAGAAGGAAATTAATCTTGGAAGCACCAAACAAACTAGCGGATACTGTATTGTAA